A single region of the Variovorax paradoxus genome encodes:
- a CDS encoding DMT family transporter, whose amino-acid sequence MTTGPLIGGTAGVMLGFVDFFLKRGSAGRGTLTAMTVVYLIPLLLWVPFVLLLPQFGIWSLWKAQSAFAVYAAVRSVLLILAYGLAIISLRDIPLSQAVLVRAIAPAVPLIVGLCVEGLQLRSMGWFGMLCVLLSYAAVYLGAHRAHGSGSRRALLIAGMSAVLSGIVVVLDRTLLRAQPSETVLSVQVWSDVLRAIILIALLPMARKLLPQQPKETPRAGWIGYLVLAGVFITIGESLFLVFLALDSSQMSTASLFRRLSLVVSFLIGMAVLRERPTRVNIYASLLSLIGILALSVDSLT is encoded by the coding sequence ATGACGACTGGACCTCTGATCGGCGGTACTGCGGGTGTGATGCTGGGTTTCGTGGACTTCTTCCTCAAGCGCGGTTCGGCGGGTCGGGGAACGCTCACTGCTATGACCGTGGTGTACCTGATACCGCTATTGCTATGGGTTCCCTTCGTCCTGCTGTTGCCGCAGTTCGGGATATGGAGCCTCTGGAAGGCCCAATCTGCGTTCGCCGTTTACGCTGCGGTTCGCTCTGTATTGCTCATCCTTGCCTATGGCTTGGCGATCATTTCGCTACGAGACATTCCACTGTCCCAAGCTGTGTTGGTCCGCGCGATTGCGCCGGCCGTCCCTCTGATTGTTGGGCTGTGTGTCGAAGGGCTTCAGCTCCGATCGATGGGATGGTTCGGCATGCTTTGCGTGCTTCTCTCGTATGCCGCCGTCTACTTGGGAGCGCACCGCGCACACGGTAGTGGTAGTCGACGCGCTCTTCTGATTGCAGGCATGTCTGCTGTGCTTTCAGGGATCGTCGTCGTTTTGGACCGAACGCTATTGCGAGCGCAGCCGAGTGAAACGGTCTTGTCAGTGCAAGTTTGGTCCGATGTACTCAGGGCGATTATTCTGATTGCGCTGTTGCCAATGGCGCGCAAGCTGCTGCCACAACAGCCAAAGGAAACTCCGCGCGCCGGATGGATCGGCTATCTCGTGCTCGCAGGCGTCTTCATCACAATCGGCGAATCGCTTTTCCTGGTGTTTCTTGCGTTAGACAGTAGCCAGATGTCGACCGCTTCGCTTTTTCGACGCCTCAGCCTGGTTGTATCGTTTTTGATCGGTATGGCCGTTCTCCGAGAGCGCCCCACCAGAGTCAATATTTATGCGAGCCTGCTGAGCCTGATCGGTATCCTTGCGCTGTCTGTCGACTCGCTGACCTGA
- the dnaN gene encoding DNA polymerase III subunit beta — MIVLKATQDKVLAALQSVAGIVERRHTLPILANVLIRKTGGQLQLTTSDLEIQIRTTAELGGDEGNFTTTIGARKLIDILRTMPADQTVSLESSASKLVLKGGKSRFTLQSLPAEDFPLVQEAANFGPVFSVPQKTLKDLLSQVSFAMAVHDIRYYLNGILFVAEGKQLSLVATDGHRLAFSSATLDVEVPRQEVILPRKTVLEMQRLLSDAEGAIEMQFANNQAKFSFGGMEFVTKLVEGKFPDYNRVIPKNHKNSVTLGRAPLLASLQRTAILTSEKFKGVRLNIEPGTLRIASNNAEQEEAQDELDIDYGGDAIEIGFNVTYLIDALANMGQDMVKLDLADSNSSALLTIPENASFKYVVMPMRI, encoded by the coding sequence ATGATCGTTTTGAAGGCAACCCAAGACAAAGTCCTCGCCGCGCTGCAGTCGGTGGCAGGCATCGTGGAACGGCGCCATACCCTGCCTATCCTGGCCAACGTGCTGATCCGCAAGACCGGCGGCCAGCTGCAGCTCACAACCAGCGACCTCGAGATCCAGATCCGCACCACGGCCGAGCTTGGCGGCGACGAAGGCAACTTCACCACCACCATCGGCGCGCGCAAGCTCATCGACATCCTGCGCACCATGCCGGCCGACCAGACCGTGAGCCTCGAGTCGAGCGCGAGCAAGCTGGTGCTCAAGGGCGGCAAGAGCCGCTTCACGCTGCAGTCGCTGCCGGCAGAAGACTTTCCGCTGGTGCAGGAAGCCGCCAACTTCGGTCCCGTGTTCAGCGTGCCGCAAAAGACGCTGAAGGACCTGCTCTCGCAGGTTTCCTTTGCCATGGCCGTGCACGACATCCGCTACTACCTCAACGGCATTCTGTTCGTGGCCGAAGGCAAGCAGCTGAGCCTGGTGGCCACCGACGGCCACCGCCTGGCGTTTTCGTCGGCCACGCTCGACGTCGAAGTGCCGCGCCAGGAAGTGATTCTTCCGCGCAAGACCGTGCTCGAAATGCAGCGCCTGCTGTCGGATGCCGAAGGCGCCATCGAGATGCAGTTTGCGAACAACCAGGCCAAGTTCAGCTTCGGCGGCATGGAGTTCGTCACCAAGCTGGTCGAGGGCAAGTTCCCCGACTACAACCGCGTGATTCCCAAGAACCACAAGAACAGCGTCACGCTCGGCCGCGCGCCCCTGCTGGCCAGCCTGCAGCGCACCGCCATCCTGACGAGCGAGAAGTTCAAGGGCGTGCGCCTGAACATCGAGCCCGGCACGCTGCGCATCGCCTCCAACAATGCCGAGCAGGAAGAAGCACAGGACGAGCTCGACATCGACTACGGCGGCGACGCCATCGAGATCGGCTTCAACGTGACCTACCTGATCGACGCTCTCGCCAACATGGGCCAGGACATGGTCAAGCTGGACCTGGCCGACTCCAACAGCTCCGCCCTTTTGACCATCCCCGAGAACGCATCCTTCAAATATGTCGTGATGCCGATGCGGATCTAG
- a CDS encoding beta-ribofuranosylaminobenzene 5'-phosphate synthase family protein, whose protein sequence is MSEKIKVATVTAPCRLHISLIDMHGQFSNRVDGGVGIALDSPRAALNARTRKSAEIEVVVLVPPDGEGDELRGAIEKTITAVMVRLNLKGLIEIQVTRSLEPHTGLGSKTAHLLAAARAVTLLYGLNFSATELANLVGRGGTSGIGTAAFANGGFVLDCGHSFAAKGGSFRASSYSREMPPAPMVFQQRLPRWPILLATPKGLAIHGAIEQAFFEEVCPVPLQDVQKVSHAALMMLIPGVIEADIDAFCRGLNVIRECRWKSFEIASQAPVVRDVLELWREFGLLGTGMSSWGSSVFALDPRLADHEWTHRIVKTTQELMNQHDSGTVGITYAADAGHTHTVNYE, encoded by the coding sequence ATGTCGGAAAAAATCAAAGTCGCTACTGTCACAGCGCCCTGCAGATTGCATATCTCGTTGATCGATATGCATGGGCAGTTCAGCAATCGCGTAGACGGGGGCGTGGGCATTGCCCTTGACTCTCCTCGCGCAGCACTCAATGCACGTACTCGGAAAAGTGCCGAAATCGAAGTTGTTGTGCTTGTCCCGCCTGATGGCGAGGGAGACGAGCTTCGAGGTGCGATCGAAAAGACGATCACCGCGGTCATGGTTCGGCTGAATCTGAAAGGTCTGATCGAAATTCAAGTCACACGGTCACTGGAGCCACACACCGGACTTGGGTCAAAAACAGCGCATCTGCTGGCCGCAGCCCGTGCAGTCACATTGCTCTACGGTTTGAACTTTTCAGCCACAGAGCTTGCCAACCTTGTTGGCCGCGGTGGTACTTCAGGCATTGGCACCGCCGCCTTTGCAAACGGCGGATTCGTGCTTGATTGCGGCCACTCGTTCGCGGCAAAGGGGGGCAGCTTTCGAGCGTCCTCGTACTCCCGGGAGATGCCACCCGCGCCGATGGTGTTTCAGCAACGCCTTCCGCGTTGGCCGATCTTGCTGGCCACGCCAAAGGGCTTGGCTATCCATGGGGCGATCGAGCAAGCTTTCTTCGAGGAGGTTTGCCCCGTGCCCTTGCAAGATGTACAGAAGGTCTCGCACGCAGCCCTCATGATGCTCATTCCGGGCGTTATCGAAGCGGATATTGACGCCTTCTGCCGCGGTTTGAATGTGATTCGCGAATGCCGCTGGAAATCTTTCGAGATTGCGTCCCAGGCGCCAGTCGTGCGCGACGTCCTGGAGCTTTGGAGAGAATTCGGGCTGCTCGGCACGGGGATGAGCAGTTGGGGGTCGAGTGTCTTCGCCTTGGATCCCCGCCTCGCCGATCACGAGTGGACGCATCGCATTGTCAAGACGACCCAGGAACTGATGAACCAGCATGACAGCGGTACCGTCGGAATCACCTATGCGGCGGACGCTGGCCACACGCATACGGTCAACTACGAATAA
- a CDS encoding autotransporter outer membrane beta-barrel domain-containing protein translates to MNRSFRSIWNEALGAWVAASEVCTARGKKSSSATLGAVVLATAAFGGASSAWAADECGAVAVGGTVICNGDGTPVGDANPNTTGVAYGTDGITVIVDGTAAPFTIEPVTTATTANAIYSGGNGTGNRLIEVNGPVTINLTTPAGNPVSGAAWGVLANSLTTGAGGDASIVINGAKITSNGENAMGVATSVVGNGNATSILNSGSISTTGTQGSGVGLLAETHGTGKATVVVNGGSISTGTAAGGSHAAYALAWGNGDAVASMTGGDATTQAANNTALVSQTLGSGNAYATISGGTATTNAASASIVAVVTGTGNAIASQTGGTLIGNGAGGGGLAASNSGTGPGSASASMTGGSIVMHGADGYGILARNRGTGAATASMDAAASTITTLQTGTYGIYSAITNAANTAAATTALLNGNVSTAGAGAHGLYSQTDGTGLAQVAMAAGTVAATGLNADGLRATSAGGTYQVEVTGGSLTSGSGAGAAIHTLAAAGGTVNIGAAATVNGAASGIAIRDGDAASTGTDTLGGNAVVATAGTVTGDAILGLGNDSLALTGGTFTGNIYGDDRVASAADGNDTVTWTGGTLAGGFYGQNGSDTALVAAPAYNGSQVLDGGDDVSAADGWVDKLTLQGVTATAGGDTLRNWETITLDNTRLTLAGAPLAVGTGTDASGAPMGLFIQPTSSVFMGQPAFTLTGDLHNAGLLDLRNAAGTPGNALTVNGNYAGANGLVRINTALGSDASATDKLVVNGNTSGTTRVLVANTGGAGAATINGIQVVQVSGTSSEGNFTLAAPVQAGAYEYGLHRGGRTDGDANSFYLSSVYNTPPAVPVPGVPNPAPVPAPEVLRPAVPGYVMGQVATQELGLGLLGTLHQRVGEQQTLKWDHCGCDDKAPADQAWMRLHAQRLDVDGKRQFGFEQEMQYFQLGKDLAVRYSGDAGDKSRSHTGVSAGYGRTSTNFNDRRRGEAGMGYDTGKMKGQMLTLGAYHTRYADNGSYLDLVGQLHAVQNKYTDKYGGEGTQKGTGGGLSVEVGRPWQIGDSQWLIEPQAQLSYQLTRYRGFADNISTVDGFTSHSLRGRLGARLAWNDKAERGEKLTRTNTFYVTANVLHEFKDPKGVTIGNTTVNEQWAKQTWAELGVGAQLPLSKAAYLYGGVQYQRSLSGTSREGVSGQLGVRVAW, encoded by the coding sequence ATGAACAGGTCATTTCGAAGCATCTGGAATGAGGCGCTAGGCGCCTGGGTGGCAGCCAGCGAGGTTTGCACCGCGCGTGGCAAGAAGTCGTCGAGCGCCACGCTCGGCGCGGTTGTCCTGGCGACAGCGGCCTTCGGGGGCGCATCGTCCGCCTGGGCGGCCGATGAGTGCGGGGCTGTCGCCGTCGGTGGAACCGTCATCTGCAACGGTGACGGAACGCCAGTGGGGGACGCGAACCCAAACACAACCGGCGTTGCCTATGGCACCGACGGCATCACCGTCATCGTGGATGGCACCGCGGCGCCCTTTACCATCGAGCCGGTCACGACGGCGACGACCGCCAATGCCATCTATTCAGGCGGTAACGGCACAGGCAATCGACTGATCGAAGTCAACGGCCCCGTCACGATCAATCTGACCACCCCGGCGGGCAATCCGGTGTCCGGTGCAGCGTGGGGTGTGCTGGCCAACTCACTCACAACCGGCGCTGGCGGTGATGCAAGCATCGTCATCAATGGTGCCAAGATCACCAGCAACGGCGAAAACGCTATGGGCGTCGCCACCAGCGTCGTCGGCAACGGCAATGCAACCTCGATCCTCAACAGTGGCTCCATCTCCACCACTGGCACGCAAGGTTCAGGAGTCGGTCTGCTTGCAGAAACGCACGGCACCGGCAAGGCGACGGTTGTAGTGAACGGCGGCTCGATCAGTACCGGCACTGCGGCGGGCGGGTCGCACGCGGCTTACGCCTTGGCATGGGGCAATGGCGATGCTGTTGCGTCCATGACCGGTGGTGACGCCACCACACAGGCCGCGAATAACACGGCCCTTGTTTCCCAGACACTGGGCTCAGGCAATGCTTACGCCACCATATCTGGCGGCACCGCGACAACGAACGCCGCCAGCGCGAGCATCGTCGCTGTCGTCACCGGAACCGGCAACGCGATTGCCAGCCAGACGGGAGGGACGTTGATCGGCAACGGAGCGGGCGGGGGCGGGCTGGCCGCGAGCAACTCGGGTACCGGCCCGGGCTCCGCGAGCGCGTCGATGACGGGTGGCAGCATCGTGATGCACGGCGCCGACGGCTACGGAATCTTGGCCCGTAACAGGGGCACGGGCGCGGCAACGGCAAGCATGGACGCCGCAGCTTCGACGATCACCACGCTGCAGACTGGTACCTACGGGATCTATTCCGCGATCACAAACGCGGCCAATACGGCCGCCGCCACCACCGCGCTCTTGAACGGCAACGTCAGCACCGCAGGCGCCGGCGCGCACGGCCTGTACAGCCAGACCGACGGCACCGGCCTGGCCCAGGTCGCAATGGCCGCGGGCACGGTGGCCGCCACAGGCCTCAATGCCGACGGCCTGCGCGCCACCTCGGCCGGGGGCACCTACCAGGTCGAGGTCACGGGCGGCAGCCTGACCAGCGGCAGCGGCGCGGGCGCGGCCATCCACACGTTGGCAGCAGCAGGCGGAACCGTCAACATCGGCGCGGCGGCCACGGTCAACGGCGCCGCCTCCGGCATCGCGATTCGCGACGGCGATGCGGCCAGTACCGGCACCGACACCCTCGGCGGAAACGCCGTGGTCGCCACGGCCGGCACCGTCACCGGCGACGCCATCCTGGGCCTGGGCAACGACAGCCTGGCGCTCACCGGCGGCACCTTCACCGGCAACATCTACGGGGACGACCGTGTAGCCAGCGCCGCCGACGGCAACGACACCGTCACCTGGACCGGCGGCACCCTCGCGGGCGGCTTCTACGGCCAGAACGGCTCCGACACCGCCCTGGTGGCCGCCCCCGCCTACAACGGCAGCCAGGTGCTGGACGGCGGCGACGACGTCTCGGCCGCCGACGGCTGGGTCGACAAGCTCACCCTGCAGGGCGTGACCGCCACTGCCGGCGGCGACACCCTGCGCAACTGGGAAACCATCACCCTGGACAACACCCGCCTGACCTTGGCCGGCGCCCCGCTGGCCGTGGGCACCGGCACCGACGCCAGCGGCGCTCCGATGGGCCTGTTCATCCAGCCCACCAGCAGCGTGTTCATGGGCCAGCCGGCCTTCACCCTCACCGGCGACCTGCACAACGCGGGCCTGCTGGACCTGCGCAACGCCGCCGGCACGCCCGGCAACGCGCTCACCGTCAACGGCAACTACGCCGGTGCCAACGGGCTGGTGAGGATCAACACCGCCCTGGGCAGCGACGCCAGCGCCACCGACAAGCTGGTGGTCAACGGCAACACCAGCGGTACCACCCGTGTGCTGGTGGCCAACACCGGCGGCGCCGGTGCCGCCACCATCAACGGCATCCAGGTGGTGCAGGTGTCCGGCACCTCTTCAGAAGGCAACTTCACCCTGGCCGCCCCCGTGCAGGCCGGCGCCTACGAGTACGGGCTGCACCGCGGCGGGCGCACCGACGGCGACGCCAACAGCTTCTACCTGAGCAGTGTCTACAACACGCCGCCGGCAGTGCCGGTGCCCGGCGTCCCGAACCCCGCGCCTGTCCCCGCCCCCGAGGTGCTGCGCCCCGCCGTGCCCGGCTACGTGATGGGCCAGGTCGCCACCCAGGAACTGGGCCTGGGCCTCCTGGGCACGCTGCACCAGCGCGTGGGCGAGCAGCAGACCCTCAAGTGGGACCACTGCGGCTGCGACGACAAGGCGCCGGCCGACCAGGCGTGGATGCGCCTGCACGCGCAGCGACTGGACGTGGACGGCAAGCGCCAGTTCGGCTTCGAGCAGGAAATGCAGTACTTCCAGCTGGGCAAGGACCTGGCCGTGCGCTACAGCGGAGACGCCGGCGACAAGTCGCGCAGCCACACCGGCGTCAGCGCGGGCTACGGACGTACCAGCACCAACTTCAACGACCGCCGCCGCGGCGAAGCCGGCATGGGCTACGACACCGGCAAGATGAAGGGCCAGATGCTCACTCTGGGCGCGTACCACACGCGCTACGCGGACAACGGCAGCTACCTGGACCTGGTTGGTCAACTGCATGCGGTGCAGAACAAGTACACCGACAAGTACGGCGGCGAGGGCACGCAAAAGGGCACCGGCGGCGGGCTGAGCGTGGAAGTGGGCCGCCCATGGCAGATCGGCGACAGCCAGTGGCTGATCGAGCCGCAGGCGCAGCTGAGCTACCAGCTCACGCGCTACCGCGGCTTTGCGGACAACATCTCCACGGTGGACGGCTTCACCAGCCACAGCCTGCGCGGGCGTCTGGGCGCGCGCCTGGCCTGGAACGACAAGGCCGAGCGCGGCGAAAAGCTCACGCGCACCAACACCTTCTATGTGACGGCCAATGTGCTGCACGAGTTCAAGGACCCCAAGGGCGTGACCATCGGCAACACCACGGTGAACGAGCAGTGGGCCAAGCAGACCTGGGCCGAGTTGGGCGTGGGCGCGCAGCTGCCGCTGAGCAAGGCCGCCTACCTGTACGGCGGGGTGCAGTACCAGCGCTCGCTCAGCGGCACGAGCCGCGAGGGCGTCTCGGGCCAGCTGGGCGTGCGGGTGGCGTGGTGA
- the gyrB gene encoding DNA topoisomerase (ATP-hydrolyzing) subunit B, producing the protein MSAEENKPEVPHTEPVYTPEIESAVPIEITPADTSYGEGSITILEGLEAVRKRPGMYIGDTSDGTGLHHLVFEVVDNSIDEALAGHCDDIVVTIHSDNSISVTDNGRGIPTGVKMDDKHEPKRSAAEIALTELHAGGKFNQNSYKVSGGLHGVGVSCVNALSVMLRLVVRREGKIHELEFSRGFVQDRLLETVNGVEVSPMKIIGDTDKRGTEVHFLPDTEIFKENNDFHYEILSKRLRELSFLNNGVRIRLKDERTGKEDDFSGAGGVRGFVEFINKGKTVLHPNSFYAAGEKPADTYGGIPGTHIGVEVAMQWNSGYNEQVLCFTNNIPQRDGGTHLTGLRAAMTRVINKYIEENELAKKAKVEVTGDDMREGLCCVLSVKVPEPKFSSQTKDKLVSSEVRAPVEDIVGRLLTDYLQERPNDAKIICGKIIEAARAREAARKAREMTRRKGVLDGMGLPGKLADCQEKDPALCEVYLVEGDSAGGSAKQGRDRKFQAILPLRGKILNVEKARYEKLLTSNEILTMITALGTGIGRAGATTAGGGADDFNVAKLRYHRIIIMTDADVDGAHIRTLLLTFFYRQMPELVERGHIYIAQPPLYKVKVGKEEQYLKDGPALDAFLLKVALKDASIETGGPNSTTLSGDTLAELARKHQLAEAVIARLRNFMDAEALRAIADGVALDLDTTPAAEASAVALQAKLRELNTTGVPAEVSSEFDARTDKPLLRISRRHHGNIKSSVLTQDFVHGADYAALAEAANTFRNLLSADGAIVRRGEGERAKEEKVADFRIAMKWLIGQAENATSRQRYKGLGEMNPAQLWETTMDPTVRRLLRVQIDDAIEADRVFTMLMGDEVEPRREFIEQNALRAANIDV; encoded by the coding sequence ATGAGTGCAGAAGAAAACAAGCCCGAAGTACCCCACACCGAACCGGTCTACACGCCCGAGATCGAGAGTGCGGTGCCGATCGAGATCACGCCCGCCGACACCAGCTACGGCGAAGGCTCGATCACGATCCTCGAGGGGCTCGAGGCGGTGCGCAAGCGCCCCGGCATGTACATCGGCGACACCTCCGACGGCACGGGCCTGCACCACCTGGTGTTCGAGGTGGTCGACAACTCCATCGACGAAGCGCTGGCCGGCCATTGCGACGACATCGTCGTCACCATCCACAGCGACAACTCGATTTCCGTTACCGACAACGGCCGCGGCATTCCCACCGGCGTGAAGATGGACGACAAGCACGAGCCCAAGCGCTCGGCGGCCGAAATTGCGTTGACCGAGCTGCACGCCGGCGGCAAGTTCAACCAGAACAGCTACAAGGTGTCGGGCGGCCTGCACGGCGTGGGCGTGAGCTGCGTGAACGCGCTGAGCGTGATGCTGCGCCTGGTGGTGCGCCGCGAGGGCAAGATCCACGAACTCGAATTCAGCCGCGGCTTCGTGCAGGACCGCCTGCTCGAGACCGTGAACGGCGTCGAGGTCTCGCCCATGAAGATCATCGGCGACACCGACAAGCGCGGCACCGAGGTGCACTTTCTGCCCGACACGGAAATCTTCAAGGAGAACAACGATTTCCACTACGAAATCCTCTCCAAGCGCCTGCGCGAGCTGAGCTTTCTGAACAACGGCGTGCGCATCCGCCTGAAGGACGAGCGCACCGGCAAGGAAGACGACTTTTCGGGCGCCGGCGGCGTGCGCGGCTTTGTCGAGTTCATCAACAAGGGCAAGACCGTCCTGCATCCGAACTCGTTCTACGCAGCGGGCGAAAAGCCGGCCGACACCTACGGCGGCATTCCGGGCACGCACATCGGCGTTGAAGTGGCCATGCAGTGGAACAGCGGCTACAACGAGCAGGTGCTGTGCTTCACCAATAACATCCCGCAGCGTGACGGCGGCACCCATCTCACGGGCCTGCGCGCCGCGATGACCCGCGTCATCAACAAGTACATCGAAGAGAACGAGCTGGCCAAGAAGGCCAAGGTCGAAGTCACCGGCGACGACATGCGCGAAGGCCTGTGCTGCGTGCTGAGCGTGAAGGTGCCCGAGCCCAAGTTCTCCAGCCAGACCAAGGACAAGCTGGTGTCCAGCGAAGTGCGCGCGCCGGTGGAAGACATCGTCGGGCGCCTGCTCACCGATTACCTGCAGGAACGCCCGAACGACGCCAAGATCATCTGCGGCAAGATCATCGAGGCCGCCCGCGCCCGCGAAGCCGCGCGCAAGGCCCGCGAAATGACGCGCCGCAAGGGCGTGCTCGACGGCATGGGCCTGCCCGGCAAGCTGGCCGACTGCCAGGAAAAGGACCCGGCGCTGTGCGAGGTCTACCTGGTGGAGGGCGACTCCGCAGGCGGCTCCGCCAAGCAGGGCCGCGACCGTAAGTTCCAGGCCATCCTGCCGCTGCGCGGCAAGATCCTGAACGTGGAAAAGGCGCGCTACGAGAAGCTGCTCACCAGCAACGAAATTCTCACGATGATCACGGCACTGGGCACCGGCATCGGCCGCGCCGGCGCCACCACCGCTGGCGGCGGGGCGGACGACTTCAACGTCGCCAAGCTCCGCTACCACCGCATCATCATCATGACCGACGCCGACGTCGACGGCGCGCACATTCGCACGCTGCTGCTCACGTTCTTCTACCGGCAGATGCCGGAGCTGGTCGAGCGCGGCCACATCTACATTGCGCAGCCGCCGCTCTACAAGGTGAAGGTCGGCAAGGAAGAGCAGTACCTGAAGGACGGCCCAGCGCTGGACGCCTTCCTGCTCAAGGTGGCGCTGAAGGATGCGAGCATCGAGACCGGCGGGCCCAACTCGACCACCCTGAGCGGCGACACGCTGGCCGAGCTCGCGCGCAAGCACCAGCTGGCCGAAGCCGTGATCGCGCGCCTGCGCAACTTCATGGATGCCGAAGCGCTGCGCGCCATTGCCGACGGCGTGGCGCTCGACCTGGACACCACGCCCGCGGCAGAGGCTTCGGCCGTGGCGCTGCAGGCCAAGCTGCGCGAGCTCAACACCACCGGCGTGCCCGCCGAAGTGAGCAGCGAGTTCGACGCCCGCACCGACAAGCCGCTGCTGCGCATCAGCCGCCGCCACCACGGCAACATCAAGAGCAGCGTGCTCACGCAGGACTTTGTGCACGGTGCCGACTACGCCGCGCTCGCCGAAGCCGCCAACACGTTCCGCAACCTGCTGAGCGCTGATGGCGCCATCGTGCGCCGCGGCGAGGGCGAGCGCGCCAAGGAAGAAAAGGTGGCCGACTTCCGCATCGCGATGAAGTGGCTCATCGGCCAGGCCGAAAACGCCACCTCGCGCCAGCGCTACAAGGGCCTGGGCGAAATGAACCCCGCACAGCTATGGGAAACCACCATGGACCCGACCGTGCGCCGCCTGCTGCGCGTGCAGATCGACGACGCAATCGAAGCCGACCGCGTGTTCACGATGCTGATGGGCGACGAGGTGGAGCCGCGGCGCGAGTTCATCGAGCAGAACGCGCTGCGGGCTGCGAATATCGACGTCTGA
- a CDS encoding OmpA family protein has translation MQTKNTPTRLALGAAALATLVLSGCASLHDERYNWCQGQNCALTPVVTPAPAPVPTPAQPTTRRVNLSADTLFRFDRSAAADMLPQGRAELDALARALQSPEVQVQSLTITGHTDRLGNEAYNDRLALQRANTVRDYLKAAGVRAPMEVRSMGEREPVTRDCQGLQRSARLVACLQPDRRVVVDILGQAQGK, from the coding sequence ATGCAAACGAAGAACACTCCGACACGGCTCGCGCTCGGCGCCGCAGCTCTCGCCACCCTCGTCCTGTCCGGCTGCGCCAGCCTGCACGACGAGCGCTACAACTGGTGCCAGGGGCAGAACTGCGCGCTCACCCCTGTGGTGACGCCGGCGCCCGCGCCCGTTCCAACTCCGGCGCAGCCGACGACGCGGCGGGTGAACCTGAGCGCGGACACGCTGTTCCGGTTCGACCGCTCGGCCGCGGCAGACATGCTGCCGCAGGGCCGCGCCGAGCTGGACGCGCTGGCGCGTGCGCTGCAGAGCCCGGAGGTGCAGGTGCAGAGCCTGACGATCACGGGACACACCGACCGGCTGGGCAACGAGGCCTATAACGACCGGCTGGCGCTGCAGCGCGCGAACACGGTGCGCGACTACCTGAAGGCCGCGGGTGTGCGCGCGCCGATGGAGGTGCGCTCGATGGGCGAGCGCGAGCCGGTGACGCGCGACTGCCAGGGCCTGCAGCGCTCGGCGCGGCTGGTGGCTTGCCTGCAGCCGGATCGGCGCGTGGTGGTGGATATCTTGGGGCAGGCGCAGGGGAAATAA